TAGCACGGTGTCACCGACTTTCACGGTCATTTCGTGGTCTTTGGTGCCGTTTCCGACGGCCACAACCGTACCTTTCTGTGGTTTTTCTTTTGCCGTGTCAGGGATAATAATGCCCGATGCCGTCTGCGTTTCCGCTGCGGAAGGCTCGATCAGTACGCGATCAGCAAGTGGTTTGATGTTTACGCTCATAAGCAATGGTTTTATGATTAAATAAGGGTTATTATACTACTGCCCCCGCGCCTGACCACAATCGTGCCAAGCGCGTTTGTCCTGACAAAATGGTAAAAAAAATGCCAACATGACACCATGTTGGCATTTTCTGATGTCGTGTGAGACTTATTTTTGAGCTGGAGCAGGCGTTTCAGTCGTGCCCGCCGGAGCAGCCGGTTTTGCAGCCGGTGCATCGCTACCGTTGCTTTCAGGAGCCGGAGCCTCGGTTTGGTCTTCTTCTGTTGC
This genomic interval from Flavobacterium sp. HJ-32-4 contains the following:
- the groES gene encoding co-chaperone GroES; amino-acid sequence: MSVNIKPLADRVLIEPSAAETQTASGIIIPDTAKEKPQKGTVVAVGNGTKDHEMTVKVGDTVLYGKYAGTELKLDNKDYLIMKESDILAIV